In the genome of Nitrospira japonica, one region contains:
- a CDS encoding HEAT repeat domain-containing protein: MVTRLSLLAISFTALLLAAILASGATATTPGTSLEQEASQAYREAEYDKVLKLWNSRPSDSTPSKDLLRVTLQSYLKLGQTGEALTLYDRLVPSDQPDEFPLLRSLALSTLTTHVRDPKEYVRIAAYSALAELGLAETRSILEDGLLDPSPLVRARAVEGLGRAGLASKSDALRRALRDDMPPVRIAAMNVLSEGGVNDIVPRLIEVARTEDGPEGVFAYAALYRLGKQDMLRDITGAATLPDPETRMAALGALGKLKRPSTLAVLSQGVYDPEPSVRAFAAGALGEFGQPGAVAPLTHAIGDEHARVRGTAAVSIGRLGIPETRPLLLQLTRDASMQVRANAVEGLLRLGDSSAVLIATDLARHPDPSVRAATAQALGMASDKQGITILQTLLQDQQPQPRLFSAKALGKTNPPPFALLKKGLHDSDSAVRITVAGSLLQQIDRHSKSTASKGRKG, from the coding sequence GGAAGCCTCTCAGGCTTACCGCGAGGCAGAATACGACAAGGTTCTCAAGTTATGGAATTCACGGCCCTCGGACAGCACCCCGTCGAAGGATCTGCTTCGCGTGACGCTTCAAAGCTATCTGAAATTGGGCCAGACCGGGGAAGCCCTGACGCTATACGACCGCTTGGTTCCCAGTGACCAGCCGGATGAATTTCCGCTCCTACGTTCGCTTGCGTTGAGCACACTGACCACGCACGTCCGTGATCCCAAGGAATACGTCAGAATTGCCGCCTACAGTGCGCTGGCGGAGTTGGGGCTTGCCGAGACCCGATCTATTCTCGAGGACGGCCTCCTGGATCCTTCCCCCTTGGTGCGGGCTCGCGCCGTGGAGGGTCTGGGTCGTGCCGGGCTCGCCTCGAAGTCGGACGCGCTGCGACGCGCGCTTCGGGACGACATGCCGCCTGTACGCATTGCCGCCATGAATGTACTGAGTGAAGGGGGAGTCAACGATATCGTGCCCCGGCTGATCGAGGTGGCGAGAACCGAAGACGGCCCCGAAGGCGTATTCGCCTATGCCGCACTCTATCGATTGGGTAAACAGGACATGCTGCGCGATATCACGGGAGCCGCCACGCTTCCGGATCCGGAAACCCGCATGGCCGCATTAGGTGCGCTCGGCAAACTCAAGCGGCCGTCGACCCTCGCGGTGCTCAGCCAAGGGGTCTACGATCCCGAGCCATCGGTTCGCGCGTTTGCCGCCGGCGCGTTGGGAGAGTTCGGTCAACCCGGGGCGGTCGCGCCGCTCACACACGCGATCGGGGACGAGCACGCCAGGGTCAGAGGCACTGCCGCCGTCAGCATCGGCCGGCTCGGCATCCCCGAAACACGTCCGCTGTTGCTCCAATTGACGAGGGACGCATCCATGCAGGTGCGCGCCAACGCCGTGGAGGGTCTTCTCCGATTGGGCGATTCATCCGCTGTCCTAATTGCGACGGACCTGGCCCGTCATCCGGATCCGTCAGTTCGCGCCGCCACGGCACAGGCTCTCGGGATGGCCTCCGACAAGCAGGGGATCACCATCCTCCAGACTCTGTTGCAGGACCAGCAACCTCAGCCCAGACTCTTCTCGGCAAAGGCCTTGGGAAAAACGAATCCACCTCCGTTCGCGCTGTTGAAAAAAGGTCTGCACGACTCGGACTCGGCGGTCCGTATCACCGTGGCCGGAAGCCTGCTGCAACAAATCGACCGACACAGCAAGTCCACGGCATCCAAGGGACGGAAAGGATAG